In Miscanthus floridulus cultivar M001 chromosome 19, ASM1932011v1, whole genome shotgun sequence, the DNA window gctggatgtcgaggtccgggagcacgaggcgctgcgcagcgctgtccggtctgcctgcgaggctctggacgtcgaggaggtccaatcagctagctcccttgggagccgcctcatcgcgttgagcggccacgtccgcgagagactccgaggggcgttgcacacgggtgtcaagcgcgccctggccgtcgtctcctcgcactacgccatcaacctcgaggctgtcagcgacggctatgtgttgccagaagatgacgaggaggctgatgcagaggtcgtgaggctgttggaggcggccgaggcacctggcaccgcgttggccaagctgttcgaagaagaggtggtccctcccgcgccagccgccgatccttgagctttgacctgggccaaaaggggccatgtaaccggattgagttagttgccgaatcgtgacgttttttgtggccgtcgaggcccttaaagtatttgcgtatgtgtgcttcttaaccgttttccattctatttctaagtccgtgccctctgtctcgatcgcgaagaaatccctcggaacctaagccgtccttcggcgaagggtggtgagggagctgccgtagcccagaggcgtaggccgttctcacgactcggccggccctttggcctccagacaggcttttggtctctgggtttcttgcgaaggtcccgtcggagcgcgagagagtttggcgtggaaattttcggaaaaacggttgagaaatggtgtccgggacttaggggggttccccctttttagcccccgagggaggctcgactttgcagaggcagagccgagtctcccttattgcgttatagtgacgtcgagcccctatcgatagacaacctctctgcaaagaacttcctcggaacctaagctgtcctttgggcgaaacggtggtgagggagctgccgtagcccagaggcataggccgttctcacgactcggccggccttttcgcccttgagacgatctttcggtccttaggttctatacagtcgatttgtctataagggggttcctcgaaagattataacaactaaagaacgcttctttattgtatttcgagaaacaatgtaaacaacgtttggaaatttaagggtagaaacgacgtagctgttctatgttccaagcgttggtgaagatttcgcccttctcgttggctaacttgtaggtcccgggcttcagcacttgagcgacgatatacggcccttcccagggtggggtcagcttgtggcggcccttgttgctctgcctcagtctcagcaccaggtcgcccaccttcaggtcccggctttggacgcgccgggcttggtagcgtcgtagggcttgctgatacctggctgagtgtagtagcgcgacgtcgcgggcttcctccagttggtcgagggcgtcttcgcgggcagtgcggttgctttgctcgttgtacgcctgtagcctcggggagccgtattctaagtcagtggggaggatggcctcggctccatagaccaggaagaacggtgtgaatcccgtggctcggctcggggtatttcttaggctccagatgactgacgggagttcggcaagccatttcttgccaaacttcttcaactggttgaatattcttggcttaaggccttgtaggatcatgccgttggcacgctctacttggccattcgtccttgggtgccctacggccgcccaggccacccggatgtggtggtcgtcgcaaaacgttaggaacttgcgcccggtgaattgtgtcccattgtcagtgatgatggtgttaggaaccccgaacctgtggatgatatccgtaaagaacagcaccgcttgctcggatttgat includes these proteins:
- the LOC136529716 gene encoding uncharacterized protein, with translation MAKEQSAPLVAKIKELEEERDSFRLRAQEATASAKATAGQLGAEQSEHQATKVALAEATKAAEASRVEVSAWKGKAEDLEKEASQAAEASVAAQAALDVEVREHEALRSAVRSACEALDVEEVQSASSLGSRLIALSGHVRERLRGALHTGVKRALAVVSSHYAINLEAVSDGYVLPEDDEEADAEVVRLLEAAEAPGTALAKLFEEEVVPPAPAADP